A stretch of the Mustela nigripes isolate SB6536 chromosome X, MUSNIG.SB6536, whole genome shotgun sequence genome encodes the following:
- the TAF9B gene encoding transcription initiation factor TFIID subunit 9B isoform X2, protein MTDSDKPDEGWSLSEEPERSPLSPDDEGQDNMESGKMAPPKNAPRDALVMAQILKDMGITEYEPRVINQMLEFAFRYVTTILDDAKIYSSHAKKPNVDADDVRLAIQCRADQSFTSPPPRDFLLDIARQKNQTPLPLIKPYAGPRLPPDRYCLTAPNYRLKSLIKKGPNQGRLVPRLSVGAVSSRPSTPTVVPATTAVQNVLINPSIIGPKNILITNMVSSQNMPNESNPLKRKHEDDDDNDTM, encoded by the exons ATGACTGATTCAGATAAGCCTGATGAG GGGTGGAGCCTGAGCGAGGAGCCCGAGAGAAGCCCTCTCTCCCCGGATGACGAGGGGCAGGATAACATGGAGTCCGGCAAGATGGCGCCTCCTAAGAACGCTCCGAGAGATGCCTTG GTGATGGCACAAATCCTGAAGGATATGGGAATTACGGAGTATGAACCAAGGGTTATAAATCAAATGTTGGAATTTGCTTTCC GATATGTGACTACAATTCTGGATGATGCAAAAATTTATTCAAGCCATGCTAAGAAACCTAATGTTGATGCAGATGATGTGAGACTGGCAATCCAGTGTCGGGCTGATCAATCTTTTACTTCTCCTCCTCCAAGAGAT tttttactcgATATTGCAAGGCAGAAAAATCAAACCCCTTTACCACTGATTAAGCCATATGCAGGACCCAGACTGCCACCTGACAGGTACTGCTTAACAGCTCCAAACTACAGGCTGAAGTCCTTAATTAAAAAG GGACCTAACCAGGGAAGACTAGTACCGCGGTTAAGTGTTGGTGCTGTTAGTAGCAGACCTTCCACTCCTACTGTAG TTCCTGCAACAACTGCAGTTCAGAATGTTCTGATTAATCCTTCAATAATTGGGCCCAAAAATATTCTTATTACCAACATGGTTTCATCACAGAACATGCCCAATGAATCAAACCCATTGAAGAGAAAacatgaagatgatgatgataatgatactATGTAG
- the TAF9B gene encoding transcription initiation factor TFIID subunit 9B isoform X1 yields the protein MESGKMAPPKNAPRDALVMAQILKDMGITEYEPRVINQMLEFAFRYVTTILDDAKIYSSHAKKPNVDADDVRLAIQCRADQSFTSPPPRDFLLDIARQKNQTPLPLIKPYAGPRLPPDRYCLTAPNYRLKSLIKKGPNQGRLVPRLSVGAVSSRPSTPTVATPQTASVPNKAVPPVSVTSQRYTVQIPPSQSTPVKSVPATTAVQNVLINPSIIGPKNILITNMVSSQNMPNESNPLKRKHEDDDDNDTM from the exons ATGGAGTCCGGCAAGATGGCGCCTCCTAAGAACGCTCCGAGAGATGCCTTG GTGATGGCACAAATCCTGAAGGATATGGGAATTACGGAGTATGAACCAAGGGTTATAAATCAAATGTTGGAATTTGCTTTCC GATATGTGACTACAATTCTGGATGATGCAAAAATTTATTCAAGCCATGCTAAGAAACCTAATGTTGATGCAGATGATGTGAGACTGGCAATCCAGTGTCGGGCTGATCAATCTTTTACTTCTCCTCCTCCAAGAGAT tttttactcgATATTGCAAGGCAGAAAAATCAAACCCCTTTACCACTGATTAAGCCATATGCAGGACCCAGACTGCCACCTGACAGGTACTGCTTAACAGCTCCAAACTACAGGCTGAAGTCCTTAATTAAAAAG GGACCTAACCAGGGAAGACTAGTACCGCGGTTAAGTGTTGGTGCTGTTAGTAGCAGACCTTCCACTCCTACTGTAG CAACCCCGCAAACAGCGTCTGTCCCAAATAAAGCCGTACCTCCAGTGTCAGTGACAAGCCAAAGATATACAGTGCAGATTCCACCCTCTCAGTCCACACCTGtcaaatcag TTCCTGCAACAACTGCAGTTCAGAATGTTCTGATTAATCCTTCAATAATTGGGCCCAAAAATATTCTTATTACCAACATGGTTTCATCACAGAACATGCCCAATGAATCAAACCCATTGAAGAGAAAacatgaagatgatgatgataatgatactATGTAG